The genome window GCGCCCTGCTGCTCGTTGGGAAGGTCCAGCGTGGCCGCATCGTCGATCTGCACGGCGCATGCCGGGTCCCACACGGCTTTCAGCTGCATCTGGGGCACGCCGTCGTGCATGAAGTCCATGTCCAGGCAGGCCACGTCCTTGCCGTCGTAGGTCACGTGGAAGTAGCCGGAATCCGTGAATTCCCCAAGGGCGGAGGCTTCCACGTCCATGGTTTCGGCCAGGGCCAGGAATTCGTCGATTGTGTCCTTGGGCACGGCCAGGGTCATACGCTCCTGCGCTTCGGACAGCAAAATTTCCCAGGGCCGCAGACCGTCATACTTGAGGGGGGCTTTGGCGAGGTCCAGGCGGCAGCCGCCCGTGTCTTCCGCCATTTCACCCACGGAGGAGGAAAGGCCGCCCGCGCCGTTGTCCGTAATGGCGGTGTACAGGCCCATGTCCCTGGCGCGCAGGATGAAATCGTACAGTTTGCGCTGGGTGATGGGGTCGCCGATCTGTACGGCCGTGGCCGGGGATTCCTCGTGCAGTTCCTCGGACGAGAAGGTCGCGCCGTGGATGCCGTCCTTGCCGATGCGGCCGCCGGCCATCACGATGATGTCGCCGACCCGGGCCTTTTTCTCGTAACCGGGCTTGCCGTTGACCACGGCGGGCAGCATGCCGACCGTGCCGCAATAGACCAGCGGCTTGCCGAGGAAACGTTCTTCAAACACCACGGACCCGTTGACCGTGGGGATGCCGGACTTGTTGCCGCCGTGCTCCACGCCTTCGCGCACGCCTTCCAGAACGCGGCGCGGGTGCAGGAGGCGCGGGGGCAGTTTTTTATCGTAAAAGGGGGAGGCGAAGCAGAACACGTCCATGTTGCAGACCATGGAAGCGCCCATGCCCACGCCCATCAGGTCGCGGTTCACGCCCACGATGCCGGTCAGCGCGCCGCCGTAGGGATCGAGGGCGGAAGGGCTGTTGTGGGTTTCCACCTTGATGGCCACGTCGTGGTCTTCGGTAAAGGCCACCACCCCGGCGTTGTCCGTGAATACGGATTTGCAGAAGTCCGCATCCCCGAGGTTTTGCCGGATGGTCTTGGTCGAACCCTGGATGTAGGTTTTGAATATGCCGTTGATGGTTTCGGACTTGCCGGTTTCCTTGTTCTCGTAGTCGATTTTGGCGGCGAATATCTTGTGTTTGCAGTGCTCGGACCAGGTCTGGGCCAACACTTCGATTTCCGCGTCCGTGGGGTCGAGGGGCAACTTCGCGCTCTCGCGCGCGGCCCGGATTTTGGGGTCCGCGTAGTACGCTCTGACGGCGTGCATTTCTTCCAGGGAAAAGGCCCAGGTGTTCTCACGGCTGAGCGCCATGAGCGCTTCGTCATCCATGGCGGCAAGGGGAATGGTCGCCACCTCGGAAACGGCCTGGCCCAGCACCTTGGAGGCCAGGGGCGGGAAGCCGGGTTCCGCCAGCCACGCCGCGCCGCTCTTGATGCGGAAGCGCTGGATCAGCTCGTTGGCCAGAAGGTCGCGGGCGATGCGCTCCACGTCTTCCTCCGCGAGGCAGCGCCCCTTTTCCGAGCGCAGGTGGTACTGGGTCCCGGTGTACACGGCGAGTTGGCTTTTGTTGGTAACACCCATGGCCAGCGCCAGGGTGTCGCGGGCGGTTCTGCCTTCGTTGTCCGTAACGCCTGGGCGGAACATGACTTCCAGCACCCAGTCCGCGTCGGTGGCCGCTTCCGCGAGGCTCGCCTCCTGCAGCACGGGGTCGTGCAAAATCCCTTCCTGCGTGACGCGCTTAAGCTGCGCGTCATCCAGGCCGCTGACGGTGAACACGCGCCGCACGGTAACGGACGCCACGGCAAGGCCGAGCGTTTCGCGGATGGTGCGGGCAACACCCTGGCCGACGGAGTCGGCAACTTGGGGACGAAGACGGATTGCAACACGCCGGAGCATAAACTACCCTCTGATAAAAAATGGTTTCCCCCACGGGGGACACATACCTATCACAGAACGGTCCGGAGCAAAAGGAGATTGCTGCGGGGGCGCGGGCCGGAACGCCAAGGGCCGCGACAAACGCCGCGGCCCTTGGGTGCGTAAGACTACCCGCGCTAATTCCCGCGCGTTTTGATAAAATCCGGCACCTGTTCCAGGATCTTGCGCTCCTTGTTGGCCGGGAGCTTGGCCAGGGCTTCCTTGGCCCGCGCAAGGTGGGGTTCGGCCAGATCACGGGTTTGCTTGTCCATGCCCTTCTCGCGCATGGTCCGGATAATGGCTTCGATTTCCGCTTCCGTGAAGGACCCGGTTTTGAACTTTTCCGCAAACGCTTTCGCCTCGTTCTCCGGCAGGGAATCCATGTAGAAACGGGTCAGCGGCGTGCATTTTCTTTCGCGCAGGTCACCACCCGAGGGTTTGCCAGTGTCCTTTGACGGCGCGATATCCAGGGCGTCGTCAACGATCTGGAAGGCGAGGCCCAGTTCCTGCCCGAAGGCGGCGGCGGCCTTTACCTGTTCCTCCCCGGCTCCGGCGCGGTGCGCGGGCAATTCACAGGCGATCCTGAGGTTCCAGGCGGTCTTGCCCGTGATGATCGCGAGATATTTTTCATAGGGCAGCATGACGTCGCCCAGGTTGTTGAATTCGTCTATTTCGCCCACGGCTGTCTGGGAAACGGCCTCGGCAAACTGGATGGAAATGAACGAATCGCCGAGTTTCGCCACCATGCCCGCCGCGTGAGCCAGCATCACGTCCCCGCCGAGGATCGCGACCGTCGGGGTATAGACCGTGTGGGCGGCCACGATGCCGCGCCGCGTGGTGGCGTTGTCCAGGACATCATCATGAAGAAGGCTCGCCACGTGCAGAAATTCGATGGCCGCGGCCATGGCGTAGATATCCGGATGGTCACACCCGAAAAGACGCCCCATGGTGACCGCGAGCATGGGGCGCAACCGCTTGCCCCCGGCGGCAAGGGTATGCCGGGCGACGTCCCGTGCTGAAGCGGGCAGGGCCGCTATCTCTTTTTCCAGAACCGCGTTGATGCGGGGCTGTTCTTCCCGCAACACGCTGACAAGGCTCAACATAGACGATCTCCACATTCCGTATTCCGTAAAAAGCGAATCGAAGGATACTACTACGGCTTATCCCGGAACAAAAGCGTTATCTGCCACGGGCACAGGGCGCGCGCACCGTATGACCGGAGCAAAAAACGATACCTGGCTAAGTATCACGCCAAACCGAGGCCTGCCCGTTACAGGGAGAACATCAGGCCCACCGCCCTCGCCAGCGCGGCCAGGGAGGCGGGAATGTTCCAGGCTTCCGGGCTTCTGTCGCCCACGAGGTTGGACACGGACCTCACTTCCGCAAACGGCACGCCCGCCTGGGCCGCCGCGAGCGCCAGGGGGAAACTTTCCATGTTCTCGATGAGCGCCGCATGGCGGGCGGCAAGTTCCCTGGCTCTCGTCCGGGTGCCGGAAACAGCGGCCACCGTAATGCTCGGCCCGGCGGCGACAACGGGGTTCTCCCCCGAGCGCGGCGCGGTGGCGGGGTCTTTAAGCCCCATGGTGGCAAGGGCGGCGGCGGGTGAAAGCGTAAGGGAATTCCAGACAGCGCCGGAATCGCCCTTTTTGCCCGCGAGGGGGAACCCCAGGGCCTCGGCATCCACGCCCTCTTCCGTGAAAAGGCCGTATTCGGGCCAGATTTCCCTGGTCGCCATGACCACGGACCCGACGGGCGCGGCATTGGCGGCGTATGTCCCCGCTATGCCGAGGGAAAGAAGGCCCCGGCAGCGGTCGGCGGTAAAACAGCCTTCCCCGGCCAGACGCCCGGCGGTGTAGGCCGCCGCCAGGGGGCCGACGCCGCTGGTCACGAGGCGGACGGGGATATCGCGGATAACCCCGGTAACGGCGGCCCCAGGCTCCGGCGCGGCTTTATTCATGCCGAGCCCCTGCAGAACAGCCCGCATTTCCATGGCCGTCGCGGCCACAAGCGTTATTCTCGGTTCCATGGCTCACAACCGCCAGTAAGCATACCCGGCATCCAGCATGGCTTCTTTGTCCCAGAAGGCCTTGACGTCGAGAACCACCACCGAATCCTTGTCCGCGAAACGGGCCGCGATATCTTTGGGCGTTATGTGCGAAAACGCCTCGTGCCCAACAGCCAGGATCAGCGCGTCAAGCTCGGTCAAATCCTGGAGCGGCAGAAGCGAGACGCCATATTCGGCCTTGGCCTCGTCGTTGTCCGCCAGGGGGTCGTGCACTTGGACCGTGGCGCCGAAGTCCACAAGTTCCGTAATGATGTCGATGACCTTGGAATTGCGCAGGTCCGGCACGTTTTCCTTGAAGGTCAGCCCGAGGATGCCGACCTTGGCGTCCCTGATCTGGCGGCCCGCCTGGATCATCATCTTGACCGCGGTCTTGGCGACGTAGCCGCCCATGGAGTCGTTGATGCGCCTACCCGCGAGGATGACCTGGGGCTGGTAGCCCGTTTCCTCGGCCTTGTAGGTGAGGTAATAGGGGTCCACCCCGATGCAGTGCCCGCCCACAAGGCCGGGCCGGAAGGGGAGAAAATTCCATTTTGTCCCGGCGGCTTCCAGCACTTCCATGGTGTCGATGCCCAGGTTGTGGAAGATGACGGACAACTCGTTCATGAGCGCGATGTTGAGGTCGCGCTGGGTGTTCTCGATAACTTTGGCGGCTTCCGCCACCTTGATGGAAGAGGCTTCGTGAATGCCGGCCTTGACCACCGCGCCGTAAATTTTCGCCAGCAGCGAGCGGGTGGCCTCGTCGCTCCCGGCCACGATTTTCACCACGCTCTCAAGGGTATGCACCTTGTCGCCGGGGTTAATGCGCTCCGGGGAATAGCCCACGGTGAAATCCCGGCCGAAAACGAGACCCGACTCCTTTTCCAGAATGGGCACGCACACGTCCTCGGTCACGCCGGGGTAGACCGTTGACTCAAAAACCACCACGCTCCCCTTGGCCATGGCGCGGCCCACGGTGGCGCAGGCGCGGGTCACCGGGGTGAGGTCCGGGGTTTTGTGGTTGTCCACCGGGGTCGGCACGGCCACGATGATGACCCGCGCCCTGGCAAGCTCAGCCGGGTCCGTGGTGAATTGCGCCGTTGTGGCGGCCATGGCCGCGTCATCCACCTCGCCGGTGTGGTCGCGCCCGCTCGCGAGAGCCGCGACGCGCTCCGCGGCAACGTCAAACCCGATAACGGCGAAATGTCTGGCCAGGGCGACGGCCAGGGGCAGGCCGACATAGCCCAGTCCCACCACGGCGACGGGCAGTTTCTTCTTTTTGAAATCCGCGAATTGCAGGGTCATGGTCTTCCTCAAGCGGTGCATGCCGCGTTGTCTCATTTTTTCCCGGTGTGCAGGTAGACGATGCCGCCCCAAAGCCGTTGGGCGGCCACCTCCCGGAAACCCGCGGCGCGGAGCTCCTCCGCGAGAGCCGCCGATTCCGGAAAATTCGTGACGGTGCGGGCGAGATAGCCGTAAGCCTCTTTGTCCCCGGTGACAAGGCCGCCGACGAACGGAAGGATCTTCGTCAGGTACAGGTTGTACAGCCCGCCCCAGATGCGCCCCTTTGCCGAGCCGAATTCCAGGATGTGGAACACCCCGCCCGCCGTGAGAACCCGGTACGCTTCCGCAAGAGCGTCTTCGCGCGGGAGCATGTTGCGCAGGCCGAAGGAAACCGTCACCGCGTCAACGCTCGCATCGTGCAGGGGAAGGCAGAGGCCGTTGCCCGCAACGGGCGCGATGCGCCGCGCCGCGTATGCGCCCGCCCGCGCGAGCTTCCCCTTGCCCGCCTGGAGCATGGGCAGGCAAAAATCCACGGCCAGCACCGTGGCGCCGGGGATATGCCGCACAAGAGCGAGAGAGACGTCGTAGGTGCCGGCCGCGAGGTCGAGAATGCGCCGCCGCGAGCCGGGAAGAAAGGCGGCTTCCACGCCCCTGACAAGACGGCGACGCCAGAGCGAGTCCACGCCGAAACTGAGGATGCGGTTCGCCGCGTCATAGCCCGGCGCGATGCGCCCGAACATGGCGGAAACGGCGGTCTGGTGGCTTGTGGAAGAAGACGGGGCCATGCGGATCAGTCGTCATCATCCGGCGTTACGCCGGGAACGGAAGAAAAGAGGGA of uncultured delta proteobacterium contains these proteins:
- the purL gene encoding Phosphoribosylformylglycinamidine synthase 2, coding for MLRRVAIRLRPQVADSVGQGVARTIRETLGLAVASVTVRRVFTVSGLDDAQLKRVTQEGILHDPVLQEASLAEAATDADWVLEVMFRPGVTDNEGRTARDTLALAMGVTNKSQLAVYTGTQYHLRSEKGRCLAEEDVERIARDLLANELIQRFRIKSGAAWLAEPGFPPLASKVLGQAVSEVATIPLAAMDDEALMALSRENTWAFSLEEMHAVRAYYADPKIRAARESAKLPLDPTDAEIEVLAQTWSEHCKHKIFAAKIDYENKETGKSETINGIFKTYIQGSTKTIRQNLGDADFCKSVFTDNAGVVAFTEDHDVAIKVETHNSPSALDPYGGALTGIVGVNRDLMGVGMGASMVCNMDVFCFASPFYDKKLPPRLLHPRRVLEGVREGVEHGGNKSGIPTVNGSVVFEERFLGKPLVYCGTVGMLPAVVNGKPGYEKKARVGDIIVMAGGRIGKDGIHGATFSSEELHEESPATAVQIGDPITQRKLYDFILRARDMGLYTAITDNGAGGLSSSVGEMAEDTGGCRLDLAKAPLKYDGLRPWEILLSEAQERMTLAVPKDTIDEFLALAETMDVEASALGEFTDSGYFHVTYDGKDVACLDMDFMHDGVPQMQLKAVWDPACAVQIDDAATLDLPNEQQGAFLKTMLGRLNICSKEYIIRQYDHEVKGGSVIKPLVGVKRDGPGDAAVLRPLLDRKEGIVLSHGICPKFSDFDTYWMMANAVDEAVRGAVAVGADPMTLAGVDNFCWCDPVQSERTPDGHYKLAQLVRANQALADFCIAYNAPCISGKDSMKNDYTGGGVKISIPPTVLFTVLGKIPDAAKAVSSDFKRPGESIYILGRTARELAGSEAAAELGIPAGSVPKVYSSSANARYAAFHKATLKGLVSACHDLSDGGLAVALAEMALGGRCGADVDISLVPGMDLQITATELLYAESASRLLVTVPDKHRDAFEALFEGQEFARIGETTAGKDLVVRLGALALLTENVDGLAEAFKATLNW
- a CDS encoding Polyprenyl synthetase: MLSLVSVLREEQPRINAVLEKEIAALPASARDVARHTLAAGGKRLRPMLAVTMGRLFGCDHPDIYAMAAAIEFLHVASLLHDDVLDNATTRRGIVAAHTVYTPTVAILGGDVMLAHAAGMVAKLGDSFISIQFAEAVSQTAVGEIDEFNNLGDVMLPYEKYLAIITGKTAWNLRIACELPAHRAGAGEEQVKAAAAFGQELGLAFQIVDDALDIAPSKDTGKPSGGDLRERKCTPLTRFYMDSLPENEAKAFAEKFKTGSFTEAEIEAIIRTMREKGMDKQTRDLAEPHLARAKEALAKLPANKERKILEQVPDFIKTRGN
- a CDS encoding Futalosine nucleosidase, whose protein sequence is MEPRITLVAATAMEMRAVLQGLGMNKAAPEPGAAVTGVIRDIPVRLVTSGVGPLAAAYTAGRLAGEGCFTADRCRGLLSLGIAGTYAANAAPVGSVVMATREIWPEYGLFTEEGVDAEALGFPLAGKKGDSGAVWNSLTLSPAAALATMGLKDPATAPRSGENPVVAAGPSITVAAVSGTRTRARELAARHAALIENMESFPLALAAAQAGVPFAEVRSVSNLVGDRSPEAWNIPASLAALARAVGLMFSL
- the capL gene encoding Protein CapL, whose translation is MRQRGMHRLRKTMTLQFADFKKKKLPVAVVGLGYVGLPLAVALARHFAVIGFDVAAERVAALASGRDHTGEVDDAAMAATTAQFTTDPAELARARVIIVAVPTPVDNHKTPDLTPVTRACATVGRAMAKGSVVVFESTVYPGVTEDVCVPILEKESGLVFGRDFTVGYSPERINPGDKVHTLESVVKIVAGSDEATRSLLAKIYGAVVKAGIHEASSIKVAEAAKVIENTQRDLNIALMNELSVIFHNLGIDTMEVLEAAGTKWNFLPFRPGLVGGHCIGVDPYYLTYKAEETGYQPQVILAGRRINDSMGGYVAKTAVKMMIQAGRQIRDAKVGILGLTFKENVPDLRNSKVIDIITELVDFGATVQVHDPLADNDEAKAEYGVSLLPLQDLTELDALILAVGHEAFSHITPKDIAARFADKDSVVVLDVKAFWDKEAMLDAGYAYWRL
- the ubiE gene encoding Demethylmenaquinone methyltransferase; this encodes MAPSSSTSHQTAVSAMFGRIAPGYDAANRILSFGVDSLWRRRLVRGVEAAFLPGSRRRILDLAAGTYDVSLALVRHIPGATVLAVDFCLPMLQAGKGKLARAGAYAARRIAPVAGNGLCLPLHDASVDAVTVSFGLRNMLPREDALAEAYRVLTAGGVFHILEFGSAKGRIWGGLYNLYLTKILPFVGGLVTGDKEAYGYLARTVTNFPESAALAEELRAAGFREVAAQRLWGGIVYLHTGKK